The Bacteroidia bacterium genomic interval TCAGCAATCGTGATGATCGCCTTCCTGCCAAGGACCGGGTTTATGGAATCGTGGTCAATGATAAATCCAAAGCCTTCCCTTTTACAAACTTTTTCTCGGGTTTAAGTGTTGTAGAAGATGAGGTCGGGGGTCTTCCTGTAGTAGTTGTCGGAGATGCAGAGAGAAATTTTGTGGTTGGTTTTGAGAGAATGACAGCAGATGGAAGCCTCTTAAATTTCAGTGCCCTCAATGGAGAAGGGACCAATGTCATGACTGACAATGAAGGTAATACCTGGGATCTTTTTGGGTATGCGACCAGTGGTCCACGTGCAGGAGAAAGACTACCAATCGTCAGAGGCTTTATTGCCTATTGGTTTGCCTGGGGAACCTTCTTCCCCGATATCGAAATAAGAAATTAGAATGTTTACTTGAATTAAAGGCCAGTCACCCGCTAGGGGCTGGTCTTTTCTTTATGAAAGGGCTTTTAAGGCAGAGATTGCAGCTCTGGGATCATCTGCTTTGAAAACATAAGAACCAGCGACCAATACATCTGCTCCTGCCGCCAATAATGCGGGCGCTGTTTTCAGGTCAACCCCACCATCTATTTCAATGAGGGTATTCGTTCCTGCCTTTTGAATCATTGATTTCAGTTCAGCGACTTTATGAGGGATATATTTGATAAATTTTTGTCCCCCAAAACCGGGATTTACAGACATCAACAATACCAGATCTGCAAGATGAAGTACATGCTTCACCGTATCTACTGGCGTAGCAGGATTTAAGGCAACTCCACTTTTCATCCCTGCATCACGAATCGCTTGCAAAGTTCTGTCCAAATGAACTGTTGCTTCCTGATGAACGGTCAGGACAGCAGCACCAGCTTCCTGGAAAGCGTCTATATACTTTTCTGGCTCTACTATCATCAAATGAACATCCACCGGCTTATTCATATGTGCTTTTGCAGCTTTGAGAATAGGAAAGCCAAAAGAAATATTGGGAACAAATCGACCATCCATCACATCAAAGTGTAGCCAATCTGCTTCTGAATCATTTACGATATCAAAAGCATCCTTGAGATTAGAAAAATCAGCTGCAAGTAAGGAAGGTGCTATTAGTTTTTTCATTCAGTAATATTCATTGGGAATTAAAATAGGTGGGATCCCAGAACATTCGTCGAGTAGCAGGAAGCAGAAAGTATATGAGAGCCGCAAAACACAGAATGCTTAGCCCTCCATTTATAATAATCGATTCTATATAAGAAAACTGACCTTGAGGAACTGAATCCAGGGTATTGCTAACAATGCGGAAGTCCATGCGGGTTTTGAGGTAGTAAACCATGAAGCCAAAGAAACCACTTAAAAAACCCAGAAGAAGTACACAGATGCTCCAGCCAAATTTTGTAAACAATCGAGCTGAAATACCTAGAATCAACATAGCCAATGGAAGATTTATGGCGGACAAATCGGCCCGAAATTTATCTTCACCTCCAAAGAGACTTACCAATTGCACATCACAATATGCCCAATCAAAAATCTTGCAGGAAAGGCCTAGAGGAAACAGGACTATTCCAATGCCCAACAAGATTGAAGAAGCAAATTCTATGAACAACACATCTGACTTAAAAATATCCGCTTTTTGCTCTTCCATATAAGGAATCAACCGTATGGGCTGGGTTTTTCGTTCAATTTTATAGCTACTTGGCTTTGAGAGAACAAAAAAAGGAAAAATCCCCTTATCAGACAAAACAAATAATTATCCAGCTGGATTGGCATTTTCCTTGTTTTTATTTGGATTAATTCTAAACTGTACCTAACATTACATCGATTTTCGGGTTATATGAGCATGGATCCTATAAATATCTTCATAGCAGACGCAGCATTCCTTGTGAGAGAGGGTATAAAGGCGGTGATACGGGATAAAGACTATATGAAGGTAGTTGGAGAAGCCGTCCATTCCGACGAATTAAAAAAGAAGCTTAAAGAAACCGCTTCAGATCTTGTTATCATCGATTATGAAGCCTCGGATTCTTTTGATGTAGATGACATCAAACATGTCATCCACCAAAATCCAGATACCAATGTACTTGTGATCTCTACTGATTATGAAAAAGATCGGGTTCTCAAGGCAATCAATTATGGGGCGAAAGGCTTTTTGTTGAAAGAATGTGATCAAACAGAAATATTGGGGGCCATTCATGCCGTTTCCAAGAATGATAAATTTTTCTGTGGGAAAGTTCTGGATATCATTTTGGAAAGAAATACTCCCAGCTTCAGCAAAAGCATAGATGACAATTGCGACCCTACCCTACTTACGCATCGGGAAATTGAGATCGTGAAATTGATGGCAGAAGGATGTCCGGCTCAGGAAATTGCTGACAAACTTTATCTAAGCATCCATACGATCTATACCCACCGCAAAAATATCATGCGCAAATTAGGAGTAACAACTGCAGCTGAAGTCATTCTCTACGCGATCAATACTTCCCTGATCGAAGCCAATTAGGCTAACTCCCGAATTATTTTTTGAGTTTTTTCCAGGTCTTCCTCATGAAAATCGAGGTGAGTAACCATGCGTATATAACTTTTCCCAAAAGAAGAGGCCAATAAACCATTATCCTTTAGATTTGTCAGGACTTCGTTTCTTCCGTAACCTTCTTCTACCTCAAAAATGACAATATTGGTCTCAGCAGGCAAACTGGCTTTTACCCAATCCTGCTCCAATAAAGTAGTTTCTATGCTTTTGGCTCTTCGGTGATCTTCAGAGAGTCTTTCTATATGATTATCCAGGGCATACAATCCTGCAGCTGCGATATAACCCGCCTGCCGCATTCCTCCTCCCAGGCGTTTCCGCACCCGATCCGCTTGTTTGATATCTTCCTTGCTTCCCACAAGTACCGAGCCTACAGGGGCTCCCAGGCCTTTGGATAGACAAACAGAAATAGTATCAAAGTATTTTCCATAATCAGAGGCCTTATCTCCACTTGCTACAAGTGCATTAAACACGCGTGCACCATCCAGATGAAGCCGCAAAGCATATTTTTTACACACTTCAGAGATGGCCGCTATATCTTCCAACTGGTAATAGCATCCTCCTCCTTTATTACAGGTATTTTCTAGTGAAACCAGGCTGGTACGTGGATAGTGAACATTGTCTTCATTGACACTTTCTTCAACCTGTTCGGCTGTCAGGCGCATACGATCTCCCACCAAAAGTCGGGCGCTTACCATAGAAGTTGCAGCCATACCTCCCCCTTCATACAAATAGATATGAGAATGCTGATCACAAATCACCTCATCTTGTGGTTGGGTAGAAATTTTGATTGCAATTTGATTGCACATGGTACCGGAAGGACAAAATAAAGCAGCTTCTTTCCCAAAGAGTTCAGCCAATCTTTCCTGGAGCAAATTTACCGTCGGGTCTTCTCCATAAACATCATCTCCAACAGGAGCTTTTTGCATACTTTCCAACATCTGGGCCGTTGGACGCGTCACTGTATCAGAGCGTAGATCAATCATGAAAAGCAAAAATGAAAATTTCGAAAGGTGAAGGTAAGTAATAATTCATATTTGCCTAAATATCAATTATATTAATATCATGAAGGATCCATTCAAAAAGCTCGGTGATGTCGTGCAGGGGAAAAGAGAGATAATCCGGGGGAAACGCCTCACGAAAAAGAGAGGAAATTTAACCGGAGTTTGTGCGGGAATCGCTGATTATCTGGAAGTTGACCCCGTGCTGGTTCGGGTAGGCTTTATTGCTGCCTCATTCTTTTCCTTTGGAGCAAGTATTGTTGCATACCTGGGGCTTTCCGTTTTTCTCCCCAAGGATGAAGCGGAGAAGTGGGGGCCTAATCACTACACCTACGATGAGCATGAAAAATTTGTCGAGGAACAGTTCCTCGAAGAAAAACAGGTGATTAAAACTTCTGACCCTTTGGCTGGTACCGCATTGGAAGTTTGCCCAAATTGCGATACAGTTGCTAAACCAAATTCAAAATTTTGCCATAAATGCGGAACGATGCTCTAACAGAGAAAATACAGCTAAAAGGACTTTATTCTACAGAATACGAGCACCCCTTTGATCGCCAATCGCTTGACAAACTGGAAAATACCCGTGGACTGGAAATGCTCACGAACAGGGTGCTTGATTACGGTTTAGAAAAATACCTCCATATTAAACATACCGGAGATAATATCCGGGTTGAAAAGGAGACCATTCCAGAGATTTATGATATCCTCATCGAAGCCTGTCGAATTCTTGATATGAGAGATGTGCCGGAATTGTATATCAATCTGGAAGACAAAATTAAATCATTCACAAGTGGCGAAAAGCAAAGGATCATTGTCCTGAGTAGTGGAGCCATCGATCTTCTCAATTCTGAGGAGCTTCTTTTTCTTCTGGGTAGAGAATTGGGCCACATTCGAAGCAATCATGTGCTCTATCGCATGATGGCTGATTCTCTGACGATCCTTTCTCAATTGATCAGTGATGTTACCCTGGGTCTTGGAAATCTGGTTACC includes:
- the rpe gene encoding ribulose-phosphate 3-epimerase, with translation MKKLIAPSLLAADFSNLKDAFDIVNDSEADWLHFDVMDGRFVPNISFGFPILKAAKAHMNKPVDVHLMIVEPEKYIDAFQEAGAAVLTVHQEATVHLDRTLQAIRDAGMKSGVALNPATPVDTVKHVLHLADLVLLMSVNPGFGGQKFIKYIPHKVAELKSMIQKAGTNTLIEIDGGVDLKTAPALLAAGADVLVAGSYVFKADDPRAAISALKALS
- a CDS encoding response regulator transcription factor, with the protein product MDPINIFIADAAFLVREGIKAVIRDKDYMKVVGEAVHSDELKKKLKETASDLVIIDYEASDSFDVDDIKHVIHQNPDTNVLVISTDYEKDRVLKAINYGAKGFLLKECDQTEILGAIHAVSKNDKFFCGKVLDIILERNTPSFSKSIDDNCDPTLLTHREIEIVKLMAEGCPAQEIADKLYLSIHTIYTHRKNIMRKLGVTTAAEVILYAINTSLIEAN
- a CDS encoding GntG family PLP-dependent aldolase; translation: MIDLRSDTVTRPTAQMLESMQKAPVGDDVYGEDPTVNLLQERLAELFGKEAALFCPSGTMCNQIAIKISTQPQDEVICDQHSHIYLYEGGGMAATSMVSARLLVGDRMRLTAEQVEESVNEDNVHYPRTSLVSLENTCNKGGGCYYQLEDIAAISEVCKKYALRLHLDGARVFNALVASGDKASDYGKYFDTISVCLSKGLGAPVGSVLVGSKEDIKQADRVRKRLGGGMRQAGYIAAAGLYALDNHIERLSEDHRRAKSIETTLLEQDWVKASLPAETNIVIFEVEEGYGRNEVLTNLKDNGLLASSFGKSYIRMVTHLDFHEEDLEKTQKIIRELA
- a CDS encoding PspC domain-containing protein, whose amino-acid sequence is MKDPFKKLGDVVQGKREIIRGKRLTKKRGNLTGVCAGIADYLEVDPVLVRVGFIAASFFSFGASIVAYLGLSVFLPKDEAEKWGPNHYTYDEHEKFVEEQFLEEKQVIKTSDPLAGTALEVCPNCDTVAKPNSKFCHKCGTML
- a CDS encoding M48 family metallopeptidase — translated: MRNDALTEKIQLKGLYSTEYEHPFDRQSLDKLENTRGLEMLTNRVLDYGLEKYLHIKHTGDNIRVEKETIPEIYDILIEACRILDMRDVPELYINLEDKIKSFTSGEKQRIIVLSSGAIDLLNSEELLFLLGRELGHIRSNHVLYRMMADSLTILSQLISDVTLGLGNLVTMPLKVALMHWYRMSEFTADRAGLLCCQDVDVAAQALIKMAGLPLKYHGRVKTEHLRKQSHDFDKLEAGNFDKLIRFVASYENSHPFTIIRASQLFTWIESGSYMNILNAHGQKRLPVDGICPNCTASYTTEDAFCTQCGQKLTSEGTKENPEKVDPLSE